CAAGCGGTAAGGGCCACCTTTTTAGCTTTTCCCGCTACCAGCAGCCTTTGATAGAAAGCCTTGATCACCGGATTGAAACGAAGCGCTGCCAAGGTACTCCTATAGAGAGTAGAAGGAACATGTGCTCTACCACCCCAGAC
Above is a genomic segment from Nitrospiria bacterium containing:
- a CDS encoding IS110 family transposase — translated: VWGGRAHVPSTLYRSTLAALRFNPVIKAFYQRLLVAGKAKKVALTACVRKLLVILNAMLKHGTPWKTSFIISP